In one window of Brockia lithotrophica DNA:
- a CDS encoding Thioredoxin reductase: MFCLYGFSRASSGAAFDITDRRDRVDMVGGFGFTLGGLGGPETKEYDVVIVGAGPAGMTAALYASRAQLSTLLVEKNVHGGQMTNTEEIENYPGYPSIKGSELAAIMFEHALKFGAEHTHGEVTGLEKEGDRWAVLTAEGSRYLAYAVILATGADNKRLGVPGEDRLAGRGVSWCAVCDGAFFKDKDVLVVGGGDSAVEEAAYLTRFARKVTVVHRRDKFRAIKTLQDRFFRNERTDVIWNTVVTEILGDKRVEAVRLKNVVTGEEWVRPTDGVFIYIGVEPNSAAFRSLGITDEQGYVLTDESMRTAVPGIFAAGDVRKKELKQVATAVGDGSVAAMSALAYVEAIKEGRPVHP, from the coding sequence TTGTTTTGCCTCTACGGCTTTTCCCGCGCATCCTCGGGAGCCGCATTCGACATCACCGATCGGAGGGATCGCGTCGATATGGTGGGTGGCTTCGGATTTACGCTTGGCGGCCTCGGAGGGCCGGAGACGAAGGAATACGACGTCGTGATCGTCGGCGCAGGCCCCGCGGGGATGACCGCCGCGCTGTACGCCTCGCGTGCCCAGCTCTCCACCTTACTCGTGGAAAAGAACGTCCACGGCGGTCAGATGACGAACACGGAGGAAATCGAAAACTACCCGGGGTATCCGTCGATCAAGGGTTCGGAGCTCGCCGCCATCATGTTCGAACACGCCCTCAAGTTCGGAGCCGAGCACACCCACGGAGAGGTCACAGGTCTGGAAAAGGAAGGCGACCGCTGGGCCGTGCTCACGGCTGAAGGGAGCCGGTACCTCGCCTACGCGGTGATCTTGGCGACGGGCGCGGACAACAAGCGTCTGGGAGTACCCGGCGAGGATCGCCTCGCGGGGCGCGGCGTATCCTGGTGTGCGGTATGCGACGGCGCGTTTTTCAAGGACAAGGACGTCCTCGTCGTCGGCGGCGGGGACTCGGCCGTCGAGGAAGCCGCGTACCTCACGCGCTTCGCCCGCAAGGTGACCGTCGTCCACCGACGCGACAAGTTTCGGGCGATCAAGACGCTCCAGGACCGCTTCTTCCGCAACGAACGCACGGACGTGATCTGGAACACGGTGGTCACGGAAATCCTCGGCGACAAGCGCGTGGAGGCGGTGCGTCTGAAGAACGTCGTGACCGGGGAAGAATGGGTGCGCCCCACGGACGGGGTGTTCATCTACATCGGCGTGGAACCCAACTCTGCCGCATTTCGCTCTCTGGGCATCACGGACGAACAGGGCTACGTCCTCACAGACGAATCCATGCGGACCGCCGTTCCGGGGATCTTCGCCGCAGGTGACGTCCGCAAAAAAGAGCTCAAGCAGGTTGCCACAGCCGTCGGCGACGGCAGCGTGGCGGCAATGAGCGCCCTCGCGTACGTCGAGGCGATCAAGGAGGGCCGGCCCGTCCATCCGTGA
- a CDS encoding Imidazoleglycerol-phosphate dehydratase, giving the protein MMRMKDAEIRSEGFPRVRVTRTTRESRVVVGLAVRGATPDVKFALRTPHPFFSHMLEQVAWRSGLGIEVDVELAHFSLRHLVTEDVGTAFGRAAARLHDRLAERGVRGFAHAYAALDEALARAVLAFEGRAYLHLDVDERFPEETEGVSSEDLVAFFEGFVQGAGATLHLDLLRARPRHGHHLWEALFRAFGMALGDALSPSPERRGLSAGVAGRADYDVADE; this is encoded by the coding sequence GTGATGCGGATGAAAGATGCCGAAATACGTTCCGAAGGCTTCCCCCGCGTGCGCGTCACGCGCACGACGCGGGAATCGCGCGTCGTCGTAGGCCTCGCCGTTCGCGGAGCGACCCCGGACGTGAAGTTTGCGCTTCGGACGCCGCACCCGTTCTTTAGCCACATGCTCGAGCAGGTTGCTTGGCGGAGCGGCCTCGGAATCGAGGTGGACGTAGAACTCGCGCATTTTTCCCTACGCCACCTCGTCACGGAAGACGTCGGTACGGCCTTCGGCCGCGCGGCGGCGCGGCTTCACGACCGACTCGCGGAACGCGGCGTCCGCGGCTTCGCCCACGCCTACGCTGCCCTCGACGAGGCCCTCGCCCGCGCCGTTCTCGCCTTTGAAGGCCGGGCGTACCTCCACCTGGACGTGGACGAACGCTTTCCCGAAGAGACGGAGGGGGTGTCGTCCGAAGACCTCGTGGCCTTTTTCGAGGGCTTCGTCCAGGGGGCCGGCGCCACGCTCCACCTCGACCTCCTCCGCGCACGCCCGAGACACGGCCACCACCTCTGGGAGGCGCTCTTTCGCGCCTTTGGAATGGCGCTCGGGGACGCCCTTTCTCCCTCCCCCGAACGCCGCGGCCTCAGCGCAGGCGTGGCGGGAAGGGCGGATTACGACGTGGCAGACGAGTGA
- a CDS encoding Histidinol dehydrogenase translates to MLRIYAYAPGRESDPDFQRLLRRAEADIAATEETVRAILEDVRLRGDAALLEFTRRFDGVDLPEGRIRADEGEIAAQAERLRRERPDVREAIDTAAANIRRHHERQLPPPITWGEVVPGVFAGEKVTPIPSVALYVPRGKGSFPSVLLMLAVPARVAGVPKIAVFTPPNAEGTLDPAVAYAADLLGIREVYKVGGAQAVAAAAFGTESVPRFPKILGPGNRYVAQAKRLLYGSIDPGLPAGPSEALVLADASARPDWVARDLLVEAEHGPESAALLVTPSRKLAEAVAELLPELAESLPEPRRSFVRDVFAAYGGAVLTPDLETAFAFADLYAPEHLLLHVSDPMAAVFRLRNAGEILVGPHTTIPLGNFVVGVNAILPTGGAARWSSGVSVYDFLKRTSLAYVTPEGVRVLGPHAVAFADVEGFPAHLEAVRARLQEGNEG, encoded by the coding sequence TTGCTCCGCATCTACGCCTACGCGCCGGGTCGGGAAAGCGATCCGGATTTCCAACGGCTCCTCCGCCGTGCGGAAGCGGACATCGCCGCGACGGAGGAGACGGTTCGCGCCATCCTCGAAGACGTGCGCCTTCGGGGCGATGCGGCCCTGCTCGAATTCACGCGTCGGTTTGACGGCGTAGACCTCCCGGAGGGGAGGATTCGTGCAGACGAAGGGGAGATCGCCGCGCAGGCGGAACGCCTCCGTCGGGAGCGGCCGGACGTCCGTGAGGCGATCGATACGGCGGCCGCGAACATCCGTCGTCACCATGAACGCCAGCTGCCCCCGCCGATTACCTGGGGCGAGGTCGTCCCCGGGGTGTTTGCCGGGGAAAAGGTGACCCCCATTCCCTCGGTCGCCCTCTACGTGCCGCGTGGCAAGGGGAGCTTTCCTTCCGTGCTCCTCATGCTCGCCGTGCCCGCCCGGGTAGCCGGAGTGCCGAAGATCGCCGTCTTTACGCCTCCCAACGCCGAAGGTACCCTCGACCCCGCCGTAGCCTACGCCGCCGATCTTCTCGGCATCCGCGAGGTGTACAAGGTCGGCGGAGCTCAGGCGGTTGCGGCGGCAGCCTTCGGAACGGAGAGCGTACCGCGTTTCCCCAAGATCCTCGGTCCGGGCAACCGCTACGTCGCCCAAGCGAAGCGTCTCCTGTACGGGAGCATCGACCCGGGACTGCCCGCGGGGCCTTCGGAAGCCCTCGTCCTCGCCGACGCGTCCGCCCGACCGGATTGGGTCGCCCGCGACCTCCTCGTCGAAGCAGAACACGGCCCCGAATCCGCCGCCCTTCTCGTGACGCCGTCGCGCAAGCTCGCGGAAGCGGTAGCGGAGCTCCTTCCCGAGCTTGCGGAAAGCCTACCCGAACCGCGCCGTTCATTCGTGCGCGACGTCTTCGCCGCGTACGGCGGAGCGGTGCTCACGCCGGACCTCGAAACGGCATTTGCCTTTGCCGACCTCTACGCCCCGGAACACCTCCTCCTTCACGTCTCCGATCCAATGGCGGCCGTCTTCCGCCTGCGGAATGCCGGCGAGATTCTCGTCGGCCCGCACACGACGATCCCCTTGGGCAACTTCGTTGTCGGCGTAAACGCGATCCTCCCCACTGGGGGGGCCGCCCGCTGGAGTTCCGGGGTGAGCGTCTACGACTTCTTGAAGCGCACCTCCCTCGCCTACGTAACGCCCGAGGGGGTGCGCGTCCTCGGACCCCACGCCGTGGCCTTCGCCGACGTAGAAGGGTTTCCCGCCCACCTCGAAGCCGTCCGCGCGCGTCTCCAAGAGGGAAACGAGGGGTGA
- a CDS encoding Phosphoribosyl-AMP cyclohydrolase — protein sequence MPALTREEFWQAVRFTDGLLPVVLVDARTKDLLTLAYMDEDALRRTLETGETWLYSRSRRALWHKGETSHNRQKVEALVLDCDGDALAAYVHPLGPACHTGEWSCFHRPLLIRAEGRTEDEGAPFSPSPAGSEAHPEGQWSYPFPPSYLASESMSSEGLTVRDLGFVLERLARVIAARRTEPPEKSYTAYLFREGREKILKKIGEETTEAILAAQAGRKNELAEELADVLYHVSVLLAELEMDFGAVASALHRRLEGARDVKHTRAFPRKG from the coding sequence GTGCCCGCGCTTACGCGTGAGGAGTTTTGGCAGGCGGTGCGGTTTACGGACGGGCTTCTCCCGGTCGTCCTCGTGGACGCACGGACGAAGGACCTCCTCACCCTCGCGTACATGGACGAGGACGCCCTTCGCCGGACGCTGGAGACGGGGGAAACCTGGCTCTACAGCCGTTCGCGACGCGCGCTCTGGCACAAAGGCGAAACTTCCCACAACCGCCAAAAGGTCGAAGCTCTCGTCCTCGACTGCGACGGCGATGCGCTCGCCGCGTACGTGCACCCTCTCGGGCCGGCCTGCCACACGGGGGAGTGGTCGTGCTTCCATCGCCCTCTCCTGATCCGGGCGGAAGGCCGGACGGAGGACGAAGGGGCCCCTTTTTCCCCTTCGCCCGCGGGGTCGGAGGCCCACCCCGAAGGACAGTGGTCCTACCCCTTTCCTCCTTCGTACCTCGCTTCGGAGTCGATGTCCTCCGAAGGGCTTACCGTCCGGGATCTTGGGTTCGTTTTGGAACGCCTCGCGCGCGTGATCGCCGCGCGCCGAACCGAACCACCGGAGAAGTCCTACACCGCCTACCTCTTTCGCGAGGGACGGGAGAAGATCCTCAAAAAGATCGGCGAGGAGACCACGGAGGCGATCCTCGCCGCCCAGGCGGGGCGCAAAAATGAGCTCGCGGAAGAGCTCGCCGACGTGCTCTACCACGTGAGCGTGCTCCTTGCGGAACTCGAGATGGACTTCGGTGCGGTGGCTTCGGCCTTGCATCGGAGGCTGGAGGGTGCCCGCGACGTAAAGCACACCCGCGCTTTTCCGCGAAAGGGATGA
- a CDS encoding Imidazole glycerol phosphate synthase cyclase subunit, producing the protein MGAEFEKPRDGRSPDACAEIVSAPEKDAVRPETPRRIIPCLDTKDGRVVKGVRFIALRDIGDVAELAARYAEEGADALAVLDISATEEGRATRLDLVRAVRSRTDLPLIVGGGIRSLDDVLRLLEAGATQVSVGSYAVERPAFLEEVARSVGSERLVLALDAKWTEDRGYVVAIRGGKVLAEYSAHAFAREAVERGAGEILLTSVDADGVQRGYDLLLTDCIAREVPVPVIASGGAGKLEHFIEVFERTRAQAALAASVFHDRILTVREVKEALARRGIPVHLPPSA; encoded by the coding sequence GTGGGAGCCGAATTCGAAAAGCCTCGAGACGGAAGGTCGCCGGACGCGTGTGCGGAAATCGTTTCCGCCCCCGAAAAGGATGCGGTTCGTCCTGAAACTCCTCGCCGAATCATCCCTTGCCTGGATACGAAGGACGGTCGGGTAGTCAAGGGAGTTCGCTTTATCGCCCTGCGGGACATCGGAGACGTCGCCGAGCTCGCCGCCCGGTATGCGGAGGAGGGAGCCGACGCCCTCGCCGTGCTCGACATTTCCGCCACGGAAGAGGGGCGCGCGACGCGCCTCGACCTCGTGCGCGCGGTACGCTCGCGCACGGACCTCCCCCTCATCGTCGGCGGCGGGATCCGCTCGTTGGACGACGTGCTCCGGCTCTTGGAGGCCGGGGCGACGCAGGTGTCCGTCGGCTCCTACGCGGTCGAGCGTCCGGCGTTCCTGGAAGAAGTGGCCCGAAGCGTGGGCTCCGAACGCCTCGTCCTCGCCCTCGACGCGAAGTGGACGGAGGACCGCGGCTACGTCGTCGCCATTCGCGGAGGAAAAGTACTCGCGGAGTACTCCGCCCACGCCTTCGCCCGGGAGGCCGTCGAGCGCGGCGCGGGCGAAATTCTCCTCACGAGCGTGGACGCCGACGGCGTGCAGCGGGGGTACGACTTGCTCCTCACAGACTGCATCGCCCGCGAAGTTCCCGTACCCGTGATCGCTTCCGGCGGGGCGGGGAAGCTCGAGCACTTCATCGAAGTCTTCGAGCGGACGCGGGCCCAGGCGGCCCTCGCGGCTTCCGTCTTTCACGACCGGATCCTCACCGTGCGCGAGGTAAAGGAGGCGCTCGCGCGCCGCGGAATTCCCGTACATCTTCCCCCGTCTGCGTGA
- a CDS encoding Phosphoribosylformimino-5-aminoimidazole carboxamide ribotide isomerase → MFTVFPALDILDGEVVSLVRGDPRERLTFGDPLEWADRLAARGIPYVHLVDLGGAFTGTPQILPLVAQFKARGFRLQVGGGIRDLETFLRYLSLGVDWPVVGTRALTDPAFLAEILDRGGERVTVALDVRRGRVQLRGWTEALERDLEDVARELARAGVRRVLYTDVERDGTLSGVDLEEALFLADRGFSVVMAGGVHTPEDVTRAREYAPRGISGVVVGRAFLEGRIPWELFVSSENVEDV, encoded by the coding sequence TTGTTTACGGTCTTTCCGGCGTTGGACATCTTGGACGGGGAAGTCGTAAGCCTCGTACGCGGGGACCCGCGCGAGCGCCTTACCTTCGGCGATCCCCTGGAATGGGCCGACAGGCTCGCCGCCCGGGGAATTCCGTACGTCCACCTCGTCGACTTGGGAGGAGCGTTCACGGGCACGCCTCAGATCCTCCCTCTCGTCGCTCAATTCAAGGCGCGCGGATTTCGCCTTCAGGTCGGCGGCGGAATCCGCGACCTCGAAACCTTTCTTCGCTACCTTTCCCTCGGAGTTGACTGGCCGGTCGTGGGAACGCGGGCGCTTACGGATCCGGCGTTCCTAGCGGAGATCCTCGATCGAGGCGGAGAACGCGTCACGGTGGCCCTGGACGTCCGCCGCGGCCGTGTTCAGCTTCGCGGATGGACCGAGGCCCTCGAACGCGATCTCGAGGACGTCGCCCGCGAACTCGCACGTGCCGGCGTCCGCCGCGTGCTCTACACGGACGTCGAGCGCGACGGGACGCTTTCGGGCGTCGACCTCGAAGAGGCGCTGTTTCTCGCCGATCGGGGGTTTTCCGTCGTCATGGCCGGTGGCGTTCACACCCCGGAGGATGTGACCCGGGCGCGGGAATACGCCCCGCGGGGGATTTCCGGCGTCGTGGTCGGACGCGCCTTCCTCGAAGGGCGCATCCCCTGGGAACTATTCGTCTCTTCCGAGAACGTCGAGGACGTCTAA
- a CDS encoding ATP phosphoribosyltransferase — translation MGNAARGLTIAVPKGRLFSEVGELFARAGCPLGVAEEPRRLVWEHEGRRFLLAKPVDIPVYVRYGVADVGIVGKDVLLEAGEDIYELFDLGIGACRLVVAGRKEGRGRTYREAGPQDLRVATKYPRVAREFFASRGLYPDVIALSGSIELAPVVGLADLIVDIVATGRTLRENGLEEYETIAPITARLVANRASLRLKDEAIAALTACLEAALPGRPPDPEG, via the coding sequence ATGGGGAATGCGGCGCGCGGGCTCACGATCGCCGTCCCTAAGGGAAGGCTCTTTTCCGAGGTAGGGGAACTCTTCGCCCGCGCGGGGTGCCCCCTCGGCGTCGCGGAGGAGCCCAGGCGCCTCGTATGGGAACACGAAGGACGGCGTTTTCTTTTGGCAAAGCCCGTGGACATTCCCGTTTACGTGCGCTACGGCGTGGCGGACGTGGGAATTGTGGGCAAGGACGTCCTCCTCGAGGCCGGCGAGGACATCTACGAACTCTTCGATTTGGGGATCGGGGCGTGCCGCCTCGTGGTGGCCGGACGTAAGGAAGGTCGCGGCCGCACGTACCGGGAAGCGGGTCCTCAAGACCTGCGCGTGGCTACGAAGTACCCGCGGGTGGCGCGGGAGTTTTTCGCCAGCCGCGGGCTGTATCCCGACGTCATCGCCTTGAGTGGTTCGATCGAACTCGCCCCCGTCGTCGGCCTTGCCGACCTCATCGTGGACATCGTGGCGACGGGGCGGACGCTCAGGGAAAACGGCCTCGAGGAATACGAGACCATCGCCCCCATCACTGCCCGGCTCGTTGCCAATCGGGCGAGCTTGCGCCTCAAGGACGAAGCGATCGCCGCCCTGACCGCCTGCCTCGAAGCTGCTCTGCCCGGGCGGCCGCCCGACCCGGAAGGCTGA
- a CDS encoding ATP phosphoribosyltransferase regulatory subunit, whose translation MGEVARFSVPVGFGDLLPEEVRRRERVERELLRRFSAWGYLPFVPSAVEEAKAMRALGVDEAQAFTLIGPHGEILYLRPDGTLPVVRFLKNLLPHVAAVPVRLMYAIDVFRRTNGGGERATWRQVGLELVGLSPPWGEVEVLALAEEALSLSGRRFRVAIGHAKFFPYFLEVLGVSGGRAASLHAALRERDWVRFRREAQLLDPGAREILARFLSWRGEPASVFDRLVREGPWGADLPPPVGELKAVAEHLDRIGRGGALYVDLPMLPKHAYYSGTVVEGFVEGTGVPLLVGGRYDSLLAREGEQSLPALGFAVDAGLLASLLPPPPPVPVVRILFAPERFSEAFREAEEVRRTGRVAVLETLRDVAGATVAASSVPAGFGIAESVEVRVFS comes from the coding sequence ATGGGGGAAGTCGCACGCTTTTCCGTACCCGTGGGATTTGGCGACCTCCTGCCCGAGGAGGTGCGGCGGAGGGAGCGCGTGGAGCGCGAACTCCTTAGGCGCTTTTCCGCGTGGGGATACCTTCCCTTTGTCCCGTCTGCCGTCGAGGAAGCCAAGGCCATGCGCGCCTTGGGTGTGGACGAAGCGCAGGCGTTTACGCTCATCGGCCCCCACGGCGAGATTCTCTATTTGCGACCGGACGGGACATTGCCCGTAGTCCGCTTTTTGAAGAACCTCCTCCCGCACGTGGCCGCCGTCCCCGTCCGTCTCATGTACGCTATCGACGTCTTTCGTCGTACGAACGGCGGGGGAGAGCGGGCGACCTGGCGGCAAGTAGGCCTAGAACTCGTGGGCCTGTCCCCGCCGTGGGGGGAGGTCGAAGTTTTGGCCCTTGCCGAGGAAGCCCTATCCCTCTCCGGCCGGCGGTTTCGCGTTGCAATCGGCCACGCGAAGTTTTTCCCATACTTCCTCGAGGTACTCGGGGTCTCTGGCGGAAGGGCGGCGTCCCTCCACGCCGCCTTGCGCGAGCGCGATTGGGTTCGTTTCCGACGAGAAGCCCAACTTCTCGATCCTGGCGCGCGGGAAATCCTCGCGCGGTTCCTCTCCTGGCGCGGAGAGCCGGCGTCTGTGTTCGACCGCCTGGTGCGCGAGGGGCCTTGGGGTGCCGATTTGCCGCCGCCCGTCGGCGAACTCAAGGCTGTGGCCGAGCACCTCGACCGGATTGGCCGGGGAGGTGCGCTCTACGTCGACCTCCCGATGCTGCCCAAACACGCCTACTACTCGGGAACCGTGGTCGAAGGATTCGTCGAGGGCACGGGAGTTCCCTTACTCGTAGGCGGACGGTACGATTCCCTCCTCGCCCGGGAAGGGGAGCAGAGCCTTCCGGCTTTGGGGTTTGCGGTCGACGCGGGGCTTCTCGCATCCCTCCTCCCTCCGCCGCCGCCTGTGCCCGTCGTACGGATCCTCTTTGCGCCGGAGCGCTTTTCCGAGGCGTTTCGGGAAGCGGAAGAGGTGCGGCGCACGGGGCGGGTGGCCGTCCTCGAAACTTTGCGCGACGTCGCGGGTGCGACCGTCGCCGCCTCTTCCGTTCCCGCAGGTTTCGGCATTGCGGAAAGCGTGGAGGTACGGGTGTTTTCCTAG
- a CDS encoding Vitamin B12 ABC transporter, B12-binding component BtuF, translating into MFVDAYLVGTVLYPERFTDVDVRKKAEEIYAFFFGEKGNGVLETIERELGPAGKIDLAGEAK; encoded by the coding sequence GTGTTCGTGGACGCATACCTTGTAGGGACGGTCCTCTATCCCGAACGCTTTACCGATGTCGACGTTCGGAAAAAGGCCGAGGAGATCTACGCGTTTTTCTTCGGCGAAAAAGGCAACGGAGTCTTAGAGACGATCGAACGCGAGCTCGGCCCGGCAGGCAAGATCGACCTTGCGGGCGAAGCGAAGTGA
- a CDS encoding Inorganic pyrophospatase PpaX produces MSAQMTPPSAQDGRFLPDLAHVRAVLFDFDGTLVDTERLILESMMRVLDEEAPGRFRPEDIRRNLGLTLDAQLRLYFPGRTDEEYARLAARYREDHERRFAEGVRVFPGVPELLRALKEAGIPAAVVTNRHRRTLEFGVHKLGLAPCFATLVAYQDVERHKPDPEPILAALARLEVPPTHALMVGDQPEDRLAAKGAGVHFAWAGWNPLARTNADGDHAPVFPTPRDLLITLFPLREGGSSAFC; encoded by the coding sequence ATGAGCGCGCAGATGACCCCGCCATCTGCCCAAGACGGGCGTTTCCTTCCCGACCTCGCCCACGTCCGGGCCGTCCTCTTCGATTTCGACGGTACGCTCGTGGACACCGAGCGCCTCATCCTGGAGAGCATGATGCGCGTCCTCGACGAGGAAGCCCCCGGGCGTTTTCGCCCCGAGGACATCCGGCGCAACCTCGGCCTCACCCTCGACGCCCAGTTGCGTCTCTACTTCCCCGGCCGAACGGATGAGGAGTACGCCCGACTCGCCGCGCGCTACCGGGAGGACCACGAGCGCCGCTTTGCCGAAGGCGTGCGCGTCTTCCCCGGCGTTCCCGAACTTCTCCGCGCCCTCAAAGAAGCCGGGATCCCCGCCGCCGTCGTCACGAACCGCCACCGCCGCACGCTGGAGTTCGGGGTGCACAAGCTCGGCCTCGCCCCTTGTTTTGCCACGCTCGTCGCCTACCAGGATGTGGAGCGACACAAACCGGACCCCGAGCCCATCCTCGCCGCACTCGCGCGCTTGGAGGTTCCGCCGACCCACGCCCTCATGGTGGGCGACCAGCCCGAAGATCGCCTGGCGGCGAAGGGGGCCGGCGTGCACTTCGCCTGGGCGGGGTGGAACCCCCTCGCCCGCACGAACGCAGACGGAGATCATGCCCCCGTTTTTCCCACTCCCCGCGATCTTCTTATCACCCTCTTCCCCCTACGGGAAGGCGGATCTTCCGCCTTTTGCTGA
- a CDS encoding Prolipoprotein diacylglyceryl transferase, with protein sequence MPHPPLSPVAFRLGPFAVRWYGLLIGLGALLGFCVAAREGKRRYGLPVDVFLDLLLYGVPVAVIFARVYYVAFTWDYYRLHPEDILAVWKGGLAIHGALIGAFLVGWWYARRMRLDLLGLLDLAAPSFILGQAIGRWGNFLNQEAHGGPVSRAFLESLHLPNWMIEQMYIGGTYVHPTFLYESVWDFLGFLVLLGLRRFNLPRGSIVFSYLVWYSVGRFYIEGLRTDSLMLSPTLRAAQVVSLFLIALGVFGLVWAALRRPPVRYADPLVLAGSPLLSEGRKSGDEGREVSDPGRGEAAISSREERDAHDTKGDAE encoded by the coding sequence ATGCCCCATCCTCCGCTTTCCCCCGTCGCCTTTCGGCTCGGCCCCTTCGCCGTGCGCTGGTACGGCCTTCTCATCGGCCTTGGGGCGCTTCTCGGCTTTTGCGTCGCCGCCCGGGAAGGGAAGCGGCGCTACGGTCTGCCCGTGGACGTCTTTCTCGACCTCCTCTTGTACGGTGTACCCGTGGCCGTGATCTTCGCCCGCGTTTACTACGTGGCCTTCACGTGGGACTACTACCGCTTGCACCCGGAAGACATCCTTGCCGTGTGGAAGGGAGGCCTTGCCATTCACGGCGCCCTCATCGGCGCTTTCCTCGTAGGATGGTGGTACGCCCGGAGGATGCGCCTCGATTTATTAGGTCTCCTCGACCTCGCGGCTCCGAGCTTCATCCTCGGACAGGCGATCGGACGGTGGGGGAACTTCCTCAACCAGGAAGCACACGGCGGGCCGGTTTCCCGCGCCTTTCTCGAATCCCTTCACCTCCCGAACTGGATGATCGAGCAGATGTACATCGGAGGAACCTACGTTCACCCTACGTTTCTCTACGAGTCCGTCTGGGACTTCCTCGGCTTTCTCGTCCTTCTGGGCCTCAGGAGGTTCAATCTTCCGCGGGGGAGCATCGTCTTTTCCTACCTCGTCTGGTATTCCGTGGGACGCTTCTACATCGAAGGGCTGCGGACGGACTCCCTCATGCTCTCCCCCACGCTCCGGGCCGCGCAGGTCGTGAGCCTCTTCCTCATCGCTTTGGGAGTTTTCGGGCTCGTGTGGGCGGCGCTCCGCCGTCCGCCCGTGCGCTACGCCGATCCCCTCGTCTTGGCGGGTAGTCCCCTCCTCTCCGAAGGCCGAAAGAGCGGAGACGAAGGACGGGAGGTCTCGGACCCGGGCCGAGGCGAAGCAGCCATCTCCTCTCGGGAAGAACGCGACGCACACGACACGAAGGGAGACGCAGAATGA
- a CDS encoding HPr kinase/phosphorylase — translation MKSVSPKRFDGGSSADEGREPRFSPRAPFHTALRSFSLRTRRPGEPLVVEHLVRRFDLTLVAGAAGLRRPILVSELHRPGLALAGHFAYHPPERVQILGKTEVSFVADLPADVRLERFRRLLFPETPCVVVAHGEAAPPELLAAAEEASVPVLLSDIPTTHLMSKLTSFLEAGLAPRTTIHGVLVEVYGIGILLTGESGIGKSETALELVKRGHRLVADDAVEIHKTSDNGLVGEAPDVIANLIEIRGLGVLDVMALFGAGAVKESQSIALVIHLEPWNEGRSYDRLGLDETTTRLLDVEIPMVVLPVRPGRNLAVLIEVAAMQFRLKQMGYHSAREFAERLGQVLDEKA, via the coding sequence GTGAAAAGCGTGTCGCCAAAGCGGTTCGATGGCGGGTCTTCGGCAGATGAAGGTAGGGAGCCCCGATTTTCGCCGCGCGCGCCGTTCCACACGGCCCTCCGTTCCTTTTCCCTGCGCACGCGTCGTCCCGGCGAACCGCTCGTCGTGGAACACCTGGTCCGCCGCTTCGACCTCACCCTCGTGGCCGGTGCGGCGGGTCTCAGACGTCCCATTCTCGTGAGCGAACTCCATCGGCCGGGCCTCGCCCTGGCCGGTCACTTCGCCTACCATCCGCCCGAACGCGTGCAGATCCTCGGGAAGACGGAGGTGTCCTTCGTCGCCGATCTCCCTGCCGACGTCCGTCTCGAGCGTTTCCGCCGCCTCCTGTTTCCCGAAACCCCGTGTGTCGTCGTCGCCCACGGGGAAGCGGCACCCCCCGAGCTCCTCGCCGCCGCCGAAGAGGCGTCCGTCCCCGTCCTCCTTTCGGATATTCCGACGACGCACCTCATGAGCAAGCTCACGAGCTTCCTCGAGGCGGGGCTCGCCCCGCGCACGACGATCCACGGAGTCCTCGTAGAAGTGTACGGGATCGGGATCTTGCTCACGGGGGAGAGCGGGATCGGAAAGAGCGAGACGGCGCTCGAACTCGTGAAGCGCGGCCACCGCCTCGTCGCTGACGACGCCGTGGAAATTCACAAGACCTCCGACAACGGCCTCGTCGGAGAAGCACCGGACGTGATCGCCAACCTCATCGAGATCCGCGGCCTCGGCGTTTTGGACGTCATGGCCCTCTTCGGGGCGGGGGCGGTCAAGGAAAGCCAAAGCATTGCCCTCGTGATCCACCTCGAACCGTGGAACGAAGGGCGTTCCTACGACCGCTTGGGTCTCGACGAGACGACCACACGCCTGCTCGACGTCGAGATCCCCATGGTCGTGCTCCCCGTACGTCCGGGCCGTAACCTCGCGGTGCTCATCGAAGTGGCGGCCATGCAGTTCCGCCTCAAGCAGATGGGATACCACTCCGCCCGCGAATTCGCCGAACGCCTCGGGCAGGTGCTCGACGAAAAGGCGTAA